From Actinopolymorpha cephalotaxi, one genomic window encodes:
- a CDS encoding DUF2089 domain-containing protein yields MAYGTGGYPGHSSAHAHRPPRDCPVCGAGLQVTRLSCDACASELSGVFESCGFCGLTDAERDLLRVFLVSRGNMREVERHLGVSYPTARQRYADLLAKLGLEGAGSPAAAAGPSGQAGPSGQAGPATPAEPEQSREDVLAMLARGEIDVDAAADRLRQVG; encoded by the coding sequence ATGGCGTACGGCACGGGTGGTTACCCGGGGCACTCCTCCGCCCACGCGCACCGGCCGCCGCGCGACTGTCCCGTCTGCGGCGCCGGACTGCAGGTGACCCGGCTCAGCTGCGACGCGTGCGCCAGCGAACTGTCGGGAGTGTTCGAGTCGTGCGGGTTCTGCGGCCTGACCGACGCCGAACGCGACCTGCTCCGCGTCTTCCTGGTCTCGCGCGGCAACATGCGGGAGGTGGAGCGGCACCTCGGCGTGAGCTATCCGACGGCCCGGCAGCGCTACGCCGACCTGCTGGCGAAGCTGGGCCTGGAGGGCGCCGGGTCGCCGGCCGCCGCGGCCGGTCCGTCAGGTCAGGCGGGTCCGTCGGGTCAGGCGGGTCCGGCAACTCCGGCCGAGCCGGAGCAGAGCCGGGAGGACGTCCTCGCCATGCTCGCCCGGGGCGAGATCGACGTGGACGCGGCCGCCGACCGGCTCCGTCAGGTCGGTTAG
- the greA gene encoding transcription elongation factor GreA, which yields MTQSTDENVIWLTQDAYDRLKAELDHLTGTVRAELAKRIGEARDEGDLRENGGYHAAKEEQGKVEAQIRKLQDMLRRARVGDTPADDGIVEPGMKVTIRFQGDDETETFVLGSRELLSLDSSVDLEVYSPESPLGRAISGKRKGDQATYSAPNGRKVKVEIVDAVPFG from the coding sequence GTGACGCAGTCGACCGACGAGAACGTCATCTGGCTCACGCAGGACGCCTACGACCGTCTGAAGGCGGAGTTGGACCATCTCACGGGCACTGTGCGCGCGGAGCTCGCCAAGAGGATCGGTGAAGCCCGCGACGAGGGTGACCTGCGGGAGAACGGCGGCTACCACGCCGCCAAGGAGGAGCAGGGCAAGGTCGAGGCGCAGATCCGCAAGCTGCAGGACATGCTGCGCCGCGCCCGGGTGGGTGACACGCCGGCAGACGACGGGATCGTCGAGCCGGGCATGAAGGTGACCATCCGCTTCCAGGGCGACGACGAGACCGAGACGTTCGTGCTCGGCTCGCGCGAACTGCTGTCGCTGGACTCCTCGGTCGACCTGGAGGTCTACTCCCCCGAGTCGCCGCTCGGCCGCGCCATCAGCGGCAAGCGCAAGGGCGACCAGGCGACCTACTCCGCGCCCAACGGCCGGAAAGTCAAGGTGGAGATCGTCGACGCCGTGCCGTTCGGCTGA
- the mca gene encoding mycothiol conjugate amidase Mca, with protein MPSTAPAPLRLMHVHAHPDDESSKGAATTARYVAEGVEVLVVTCTGGERGSILNPHMDRPDVLDNLADIRRQEMDRAREILGIRQEWLGFVDSGFPEGDNPGPLPEGSFAATPVEESAGALVGVMREFRPHVVTTYDENGGYPHPDHIMCHNVTIAAWEAAGDPDAYPEAGEPWHPLKLYYHHSFHWERTKALHDEMVRRGLESPYAERLNEWKQDPAHAARVTTRVPCSDYFPVRDKALLAHATQIDPEGPWFACPLEVHVAAWPTEDYELARSLVEAPVPEDDLFAGLRDLVEDAPGPRGAGRLAPEAS; from the coding sequence GTGCCTTCCACCGCACCCGCACCGCTACGACTCATGCACGTGCACGCCCACCCCGACGACGAGTCGAGCAAGGGGGCCGCCACCACCGCCCGTTACGTCGCGGAGGGTGTCGAGGTCCTGGTCGTGACCTGCACGGGGGGTGAGCGCGGATCGATTCTCAACCCGCACATGGACCGGCCCGACGTCCTGGACAACCTCGCCGACATCCGCCGGCAGGAGATGGACCGGGCCCGGGAGATCCTGGGCATCCGGCAGGAGTGGCTCGGTTTCGTCGACTCCGGCTTCCCCGAGGGCGACAACCCCGGCCCGCTGCCGGAGGGGTCGTTCGCGGCGACGCCGGTCGAGGAGTCCGCCGGTGCGCTGGTGGGGGTGATGCGCGAGTTCCGCCCGCACGTCGTGACGACCTACGACGAGAACGGCGGATACCCCCACCCCGACCACATCATGTGCCACAACGTCACCATCGCCGCGTGGGAGGCCGCCGGTGACCCCGACGCCTATCCCGAGGCCGGCGAGCCGTGGCATCCGCTCAAGCTCTACTACCACCACTCGTTCCACTGGGAGCGCACCAAGGCGCTGCACGACGAGATGGTGCGGCGGGGCCTGGAGTCGCCCTACGCCGAGCGGCTGAACGAATGGAAGCAGGACCCCGCGCACGCCGCCAGGGTGACCACCCGGGTGCCGTGTTCGGACTACTTCCCGGTCCGCGACAAGGCCCTGCTCGCACACGCCACCCAGATCGACCCCGAGGGGCCGTGGTTCGCCTGCCCGCTGGAGGTGCACGTCGCCGCGTGGCCGACCGAGGACTACGAACTGGCCCGCAGCCTGGTGGAGGCGCCCGTCCCCGAGGACGACCTGTTCGCCGGGCTGCGTGATCTCGTCGAGGACGCGCCCGGCCCGCGAGGCGCCGGACGGCTCGCCCCGGAGGCGTCCTGA
- a CDS encoding maleylpyruvate isomerase family mycothiol-dependent enzyme: protein MNNPANSVPLHGALDPPAYAAFIRAEAARLLAAYETGPDTARVPSCPKWTLADLVAHTGRVHRWAAKIVRTGEFPGGGSDTVPSPADSELGPWYAESVDLLLDQLAATDPARPTWAFGDGGTAEFWSRRQAHEVCIHRVDAEQAVGGTPVVDPDLAADGVGEVVEVMMPRSQRFGPHRLLAPVLLRCTDHAGRWLVSPPAEPDGVPVGIGPALTDTEAAAATATVTGTAGDLLLALWRRLPADDLGRRLTVDGDQAAARAALDVRVVP, encoded by the coding sequence ATGAACAACCCCGCCAACTCCGTTCCGCTGCACGGCGCGCTGGACCCACCTGCCTACGCGGCCTTCATCCGGGCCGAGGCCGCCCGCCTGCTGGCGGCGTACGAGACCGGCCCGGACACCGCCCGCGTCCCGTCATGCCCGAAATGGACGCTCGCCGACCTGGTGGCACACACCGGCCGGGTGCACCGGTGGGCCGCGAAGATCGTACGGACCGGCGAGTTTCCCGGCGGCGGGTCGGACACGGTGCCCAGCCCGGCCGACTCCGAGCTGGGACCGTGGTACGCCGAGTCGGTCGACCTGTTGCTCGACCAGTTGGCGGCGACCGACCCTGCCCGGCCGACCTGGGCTTTCGGCGACGGCGGCACGGCGGAGTTCTGGTCCCGCCGCCAGGCGCACGAGGTGTGCATCCACCGGGTCGACGCCGAACAGGCTGTCGGCGGTACGCCGGTGGTCGACCCCGACCTGGCCGCCGACGGCGTGGGTGAGGTCGTGGAGGTGATGATGCCGAGGTCACAGCGCTTCGGGCCGCATCGGCTCCTCGCGCCGGTCCTGCTGCGGTGTACCGACCACGCCGGCCGCTGGCTGGTCAGCCCTCCGGCCGAGCCGGACGGCGTACCGGTCGGAATCGGCCCCGCGCTCACCGACACCGAGGCTGCGGCCGCGACCGCCACCGTCACGGGAACGGCCGGCGACCTGCTGCTCGCGCTGTGGCGGCGGCTACCGGCCGACGACCTCGGCCGGCGACTCACCGTCGACGGCGACCAGGCGGCGGCCCGGGCCGCACTCGACGTCCGCGTGGTCCCCTGA
- a CDS encoding uracil-DNA glycosylase has translation MSEAAQTQLSGVAEGTEDPGATEVMGGTEGTGSTPAGERQTTDGRGSLAELVAAGWEDALAPVAGQIAAMGDFLRAELAAGRRYLPSGPDVLRAFQQPFADVRVLIVGQDPYPTPGHAVGLSFSVAPEVRPIPRSLTNIYREYAADLGHPLPSNGDLSPWSRRGILLLNRSLTVEPGKPAAHRGKGWEAVTDQAIRALVARETPLVAILWGRDAQSLRPLLGKVPRIESAHPSPMSADRGFFGSRPFSRANALLTEQGGEPVDWALD, from the coding sequence ATGAGCGAAGCGGCCCAGACGCAACTGAGTGGTGTCGCCGAAGGCACCGAAGACCCAGGCGCCACCGAAGTCATGGGTGGCACCGAGGGCACCGGCAGCACGCCTGCGGGCGAGCGGCAGACCACCGACGGCCGCGGATCGCTGGCCGAGCTGGTGGCCGCCGGCTGGGAGGATGCCCTGGCGCCGGTCGCCGGGCAGATCGCCGCGATGGGCGACTTCCTGCGCGCCGAGCTCGCCGCCGGGCGGCGCTACCTCCCGTCCGGTCCCGACGTCCTGCGGGCGTTCCAGCAGCCGTTCGCCGACGTGCGCGTCCTCATCGTCGGCCAGGACCCCTATCCCACGCCCGGGCACGCGGTGGGGCTGAGCTTCTCCGTGGCACCCGAGGTGCGGCCGATCCCGCGCAGCCTGACCAACATCTACCGCGAGTACGCCGCCGACCTCGGTCATCCGCTGCCGTCCAACGGCGACCTGTCGCCCTGGTCGCGGCGCGGCATCCTGCTGCTCAACCGTTCGCTCACCGTCGAGCCCGGCAAGCCCGCCGCCCACCGCGGCAAGGGCTGGGAGGCCGTCACCGACCAGGCCATCCGGGCGTTGGTGGCCCGGGAGACGCCGCTGGTGGCGATCCTGTGGGGGCGGGACGCGCAGAGCCTGCGGCCGTTGCTGGGCAAGGTGCCCAGGATCGAGTCCGCGCACCCGAGCCCGATGTCGGCCGACCGGGGGTTCTTCGGTTCCCGCCCGTTCAGCCGGGCCAACGCCCTGCTGACCGAGCAGGGCGGGGAGCCGGTCGACTGGGCTCTCGACTGA
- a CDS encoding penicillin-binding transpeptidase domain-containing protein, producing MRTRLAAAAVAFALLTGAAACSQGPPEEASRAARAFAAAWSSGTLGATVDPRTAKAAGRDLTADARAVRVRKTTVRPAGELTCLDSDQAAKLKADGKVCRQPLTVTHELAGLGDWHYTTTAQVRQDDQGRWKVWWTPQTFHPKLVAGTELLRHRELPKRASILDRAGKPLTKETPVVRVGVEPRRVEPDVTYAKLQQVLDVDPNALRRRAEAADPTFFVDVLTLREPAYQKARARLDDIPGVVTREDTMSLGPSSSFARGVLGVVAPATADSLKDAGPFATDGDAVGASGLQAAYQTRLAGSPSGRIDVVRTADDHRVATVFSRTAKPGRSLRTTLDQDAQNAAEDAVAGQQKPTALVAVRAGTGEVLAAANGPGVTSYNRAFVGHYAPGSTFKVVSVSALLEGGLRPGDTVTCPADTSVGGKHFKNAYSFSLPDGPMTDAFAHSCNTTVVDRARDLDDGDLVAMAERFGIGTKWKLGLPAYSGSVPEPHDLVDRAASMIGQGRVLMSPLGMALVAATVDAGRPYKPVLLPDVAPGGPAGEALPAGLVQEMRGLMRAVVADGSAKQLDLPGPDVHAKTGTAEYGSDDPPRTHAWMIGYRGDIAFAVLVEDGGAGGKDAGPVARTFLRGINFVE from the coding sequence ATGCGTACACGCCTGGCCGCGGCGGCGGTCGCGTTCGCCCTACTCACGGGTGCGGCGGCCTGCTCGCAGGGCCCGCCGGAGGAGGCGTCCAGGGCGGCACGGGCGTTCGCCGCGGCGTGGTCGTCCGGCACGCTCGGCGCCACGGTCGACCCGCGCACGGCGAAGGCCGCGGGCCGCGACCTGACGGCCGACGCGCGGGCAGTGCGGGTCCGGAAGACGACCGTCCGCCCGGCCGGTGAGCTGACCTGCCTCGACAGCGACCAGGCCGCGAAGCTGAAGGCCGACGGGAAGGTCTGCCGCCAGCCGCTGACCGTCACCCACGAGCTGGCCGGCCTGGGCGACTGGCATTACACCACCACCGCGCAGGTACGCCAGGACGACCAGGGCAGGTGGAAGGTGTGGTGGACGCCACAGACGTTCCACCCGAAGCTCGTGGCGGGCACGGAGTTGCTCCGCCACCGGGAGCTCCCGAAGCGGGCGTCCATCCTGGACCGCGCGGGGAAGCCGCTGACCAAGGAGACGCCGGTGGTCCGGGTCGGGGTGGAGCCGCGCCGGGTCGAGCCGGACGTCACCTACGCCAAGCTGCAGCAGGTGCTCGACGTCGACCCGAACGCCCTGCGCAGGCGGGCCGAGGCGGCCGACCCGACGTTCTTCGTCGACGTGCTGACCCTGCGCGAGCCCGCCTACCAGAAGGCGCGGGCCCGGCTGGACGACATCCCCGGGGTGGTGACCCGCGAGGACACCATGTCGCTCGGCCCGTCGTCGTCGTTCGCCCGCGGCGTGCTCGGCGTCGTCGCGCCGGCGACGGCGGACTCGCTGAAGGACGCGGGCCCGTTCGCGACGGACGGCGACGCGGTGGGCGCGAGCGGGCTGCAGGCGGCGTACCAGACCCGGTTGGCCGGTAGCCCGAGCGGCCGGATCGACGTGGTGCGCACCGCCGACGACCACCGGGTGGCCACGGTGTTCTCGCGGACGGCGAAGCCGGGCAGGTCGCTGCGCACGACGCTCGACCAGGACGCGCAGAACGCCGCGGAGGACGCGGTCGCGGGCCAGCAGAAACCGACCGCGCTGGTGGCGGTCCGGGCCGGCACCGGTGAGGTGCTGGCCGCCGCGAACGGCCCTGGCGTGACGTCGTACAACCGTGCCTTCGTCGGCCACTACGCACCCGGCTCGACCTTCAAGGTGGTGTCGGTGTCCGCGCTGCTGGAGGGCGGGCTGCGTCCCGGCGACACGGTGACCTGTCCGGCCGACACGTCCGTGGGCGGCAAGCACTTCAAGAACGCCTACTCCTTCTCCCTGCCCGACGGTCCGATGACCGACGCGTTCGCGCACTCCTGCAACACCACCGTGGTCGACCGCGCCCGCGACCTGGACGACGGCGACCTGGTGGCGATGGCCGAGCGGTTCGGCATCGGCACGAAGTGGAAGCTCGGGCTGCCGGCCTATTCCGGCTCGGTCCCCGAGCCCCACGATCTGGTCGACCGCGCGGCCAGCATGATCGGCCAGGGCCGGGTGCTGATGAGCCCGCTGGGCATGGCGCTGGTCGCCGCGACGGTGGACGCCGGACGGCCGTACAAACCGGTGCTGCTGCCCGACGTGGCGCCCGGCGGTCCCGCGGGCGAGGCGCTTCCGGCCGGACTGGTCCAGGAGATGCGGGGGCTGATGCGGGCGGTGGTGGCCGACGGCTCCGCCAAGCAGTTGGACCTGCCCGGCCCGGACGTCCACGCCAAGACCGGCACGGCGGAGTACGGCAGCGACGACCCGCCGCGCACGCACGCCTGGATGATCGGCTACCGCGGCGACATCGCGTTCGCGGTGCTGGTCGAGGACGGCGGCGCCGGCGGCAAGGACGCGGGACCCGTGGCGCGCACGTTCCTGCGCGGCATCAACTTCGTGGAGTGA
- a CDS encoding helix-hairpin-helix domain-containing protein: MARPNEQVGALLQEYADLVAITGGAPYRARVYEKAARSLAGHHLDVSTLDEAGLREIPNVGDSIAAKVVEYFRTGRIEEVERLRARIPPGVRELTRIPTLGPRKAMMLYDDRGIASVQDLLDALDAGRLRGLKGFGPKTEENLRHGITLLRQAGGRVTLDVAMALAEEIVAALSALPECERCTFAGSLRRMRETVGDLDILAASTQPRSLMNALTGLSLVAEVIAHGDTKTSVRTTAGMQVDLRVVPPESWGAALQYSTGSKAHNVRTREIAVRQDLKLSEYGLFTVPPAQRRHRRKAGLTAETVSGEGDSGEEKVEAAEEPGPPEAGELVVSRSEKEVYARIGLPWIPPTLREDRGEIEAARDGALPDVVTEQDISGDLHTHTDLTDGVAPMAAMVAAAAERGYDYYAVTDHAPNLFMQRMTDEKMLAQREQLHALAKRYPAMTLLHGTELNIDPDGEVDWPADFLAGFDICVASVHSHFDQTRAELTRRLVRACENPHVSVIGHPTARLIGRRPPIDVDLEAVYEACAHTGTALEVNASPGRLDLNDEHILAARRHGVRFAIDTDAHAVAHLDYLRYGVGTAQRGWLTADEVINTWPLRRLRTFLRKGREVSMGREVSMGREAGMGREARKGRKEP; the protein is encoded by the coding sequence ATGGCGCGACCGAACGAGCAGGTGGGCGCGCTCCTGCAGGAGTACGCCGACCTGGTGGCGATCACCGGTGGCGCGCCCTACCGTGCCCGGGTCTACGAGAAGGCCGCGCGATCGCTCGCCGGGCATCACCTCGACGTGTCCACGCTCGACGAGGCCGGTCTGCGCGAGATCCCCAATGTCGGCGACTCGATCGCGGCGAAGGTGGTCGAGTACTTCCGAACCGGCCGAATCGAGGAGGTCGAGCGGCTGCGTGCCCGCATCCCGCCCGGCGTGCGCGAGCTGACGCGGATCCCCACGCTGGGCCCGCGCAAGGCGATGATGCTGTACGACGACCGCGGCATCGCCTCGGTGCAGGACCTGCTCGACGCACTGGACGCGGGGCGGCTGAGGGGCCTGAAGGGGTTCGGGCCGAAGACCGAGGAGAACCTCCGGCACGGCATCACCCTGCTCCGCCAGGCCGGTGGCCGGGTCACCCTGGACGTGGCGATGGCGCTCGCCGAGGAGATCGTCGCCGCCCTGTCCGCCCTGCCCGAATGCGAGCGCTGCACCTTCGCCGGGTCGCTGCGCCGGATGCGTGAGACCGTCGGCGACCTGGACATCCTGGCCGCGTCCACGCAGCCGCGGTCGCTGATGAACGCGTTGACCGGGCTGTCGCTGGTGGCGGAGGTGATCGCGCACGGCGACACCAAGACGTCGGTGCGCACCACCGCGGGAATGCAGGTCGACCTGCGCGTCGTACCCCCGGAGTCGTGGGGCGCGGCGCTGCAGTACTCCACCGGCTCGAAGGCGCACAACGTGCGCACGCGCGAGATCGCGGTACGCCAGGACCTCAAGCTGTCCGAGTACGGCCTGTTCACCGTCCCGCCCGCGCAGCGCCGGCACCGGCGCAAGGCTGGGTTGACAGCCGAAACGGTAAGTGGTGAAGGGGATTCGGGCGAGGAGAAGGTCGAGGCGGCAGAGGAGCCCGGACCTCCCGAGGCCGGCGAGCTGGTGGTGTCGAGGTCGGAGAAGGAGGTGTACGCCCGGATCGGGCTGCCGTGGATCCCGCCGACCCTGCGGGAGGACCGCGGCGAGATCGAGGCGGCCCGCGACGGCGCGCTGCCCGACGTCGTGACCGAGCAGGACATCAGCGGCGACCTGCACACCCACACCGACCTCACCGACGGGGTGGCGCCGATGGCTGCGATGGTGGCCGCCGCGGCCGAGCGCGGCTACGACTACTACGCGGTCACCGACCACGCGCCGAACCTCTTCATGCAACGGATGACGGACGAGAAGATGCTGGCCCAGCGCGAGCAGTTGCACGCCCTGGCGAAGCGGTACCCGGCGATGACTCTGCTGCACGGGACCGAGCTCAACATCGACCCCGACGGCGAGGTCGACTGGCCGGCGGACTTCCTTGCCGGGTTCGACATCTGCGTCGCGTCCGTGCACTCCCACTTCGATCAGACCAGGGCGGAGCTGACCCGGCGGCTGGTCCGGGCCTGCGAGAACCCTCACGTCAGTGTGATCGGGCATCCGACCGCGCGGCTGATCGGCCGCCGGCCGCCGATCGACGTGGACCTGGAGGCGGTGTACGAGGCGTGCGCGCACACCGGCACCGCCCTGGAGGTGAACGCCTCACCGGGCCGGCTGGACCTGAACGACGAGCACATTCTGGCCGCGCGCCGCCACGGGGTGAGGTTCGCCATCGACACCGACGCGCACGCGGTCGCCCACCTGGACTACCTGCGGTACGGCGTGGGGACCGCCCAGCGGGGCTGGCTCACCGCGGACGAGGTGATCAACACCTGGCCGCTCCGCCGGCTTCGGACGTTCCTGCGCAAGGGCCGGGAAGTAAGCATGGGCCGGGAAGTAAGCATGGGCCGGGAAGCAGGCATGGGCCGGGAAGCACGGAAGGGACGGAAGGAACCGTGA
- a CDS encoding RtcB family protein — protein MTRGSAPALVQETAYRYRIDPIGRMRVPGVVFASPGLLPEVGGDQALQQVADVATLPGIVDASYAMPDVHWGYGFPIGGVAATDIAEGGVVSPGGVGFDISCGVRLYAADLDAADLAPRKEAVLDGLSRSTPRGMGKGAVWELSGTDQLAKVLASGARYAVEQGHGVQRDLDRCEDLGAVDDADPAGLSERAVNRGLHQLGSLGSGNHFLEVQVVDAVRDRVAAEAFGLRAGQVCVMIHCGSRGLGHQICTDHVRTMEQAMAGFGITVPDRQLACVPVDSDPGRAYLRAMAAAANYARANRQLLGQAAREVFERLTGAGLNLVYDISHNLAKVETHVVAGQSRRLCVHRKGATRALPPGHADLPADLRDLPDVGQPVLIPGSMGTASYVLTGVPGGPAFASTCHGAGRTLSRHQAARSVRGQELRTQLERRGVAVRGASWRGLAEEMPEAYKDIDAVVEAAEGAGLARAVARLVPVGVVKG, from the coding sequence GTGACCCGGGGGAGCGCACCCGCACTGGTCCAGGAGACGGCGTACCGCTACCGGATCGACCCCATCGGGCGGATGCGGGTGCCCGGCGTGGTGTTCGCCTCTCCCGGACTGCTGCCCGAGGTGGGCGGTGACCAGGCGCTGCAGCAGGTGGCGGACGTGGCGACACTGCCGGGAATCGTGGACGCGTCGTACGCCATGCCGGACGTGCACTGGGGCTACGGCTTCCCGATCGGCGGGGTGGCCGCCACCGACATCGCCGAGGGTGGCGTGGTGTCCCCGGGCGGGGTCGGCTTCGACATCTCCTGCGGCGTCCGGCTGTACGCGGCCGACCTCGACGCGGCGGACCTCGCGCCGAGGAAGGAGGCGGTGCTGGACGGACTGAGCCGGTCGACACCGCGCGGCATGGGGAAGGGCGCGGTGTGGGAGCTGTCCGGGACCGACCAGCTCGCGAAGGTGCTGGCGTCCGGCGCGAGGTACGCCGTCGAGCAGGGACACGGGGTGCAACGCGACCTTGACAGGTGTGAGGACCTCGGCGCGGTCGATGACGCCGACCCTGCCGGACTGAGCGAACGCGCTGTCAACCGCGGCTTGCACCAGCTGGGAAGCCTGGGGTCGGGCAACCACTTCCTGGAGGTCCAGGTCGTCGACGCGGTGCGCGACCGGGTTGCGGCGGAGGCCTTCGGGCTCCGGGCGGGCCAGGTGTGCGTGATGATCCACTGCGGATCGCGCGGACTCGGCCACCAGATCTGCACCGACCACGTACGCACGATGGAGCAGGCGATGGCGGGGTTCGGCATCACCGTGCCCGACCGGCAGCTGGCGTGTGTGCCCGTCGACTCCGATCCCGGACGGGCCTATCTGCGGGCGATGGCGGCGGCCGCCAACTACGCCCGTGCCAACCGGCAGTTGCTCGGCCAGGCCGCGCGCGAGGTGTTCGAACGCCTCACCGGCGCCGGCCTGAACCTGGTCTACGACATCTCCCACAACCTGGCGAAGGTGGAGACGCACGTGGTGGCGGGGCAGTCGCGGCGCCTGTGCGTGCACCGCAAGGGCGCGACCCGAGCGCTCCCGCCCGGCCATGCCGACCTGCCGGCCGACCTGCGCGACCTCCCGGACGTGGGGCAGCCGGTGCTGATTCCGGGGTCGATGGGCACGGCGTCGTACGTCCTCACCGGCGTGCCGGGCGGTCCGGCGTTCGCCTCCACCTGTCACGGCGCGGGCCGCACGCTCAGCCGGCACCAGGCGGCCCGGTCCGTCCGCGGCCAGGAGCTCCGCACCCAGTTGGAGCGCAGGGGAGTCGCCGTGCGCGGGGCGTCGTGGCGTGGGCTGGCCGAGGAGATGCCCGAGGCGTACAAGGACATCGACGCGGTGGTCGAGGCGGCCGAGGGCGCCGGGCTGGCCCGGGCGGTGGCCCGGCTGGTGCCGGTCGGGGTGGTCAAGGGCTGA
- a CDS encoding archease — MQLGHRSVPHTADARIEAWGPTREACVAEAVAAMVETFADTSAARPTDSASFEVTADTDEDLLVAVLDEVVYLLDTADVIPLATRVEPALEEGYDVHFDVTGTGEVELVGAVPKAVSLHGLRFEQGPDGWSCAVTLDV, encoded by the coding sequence ATGCAGCTCGGACACCGAAGCGTCCCGCACACCGCGGACGCCCGGATCGAGGCCTGGGGGCCGACCCGGGAGGCCTGTGTGGCCGAGGCGGTCGCCGCGATGGTGGAGACGTTCGCCGACACCTCGGCGGCCCGGCCGACCGACTCCGCGAGCTTCGAGGTCACCGCGGACACCGACGAGGACCTCCTGGTCGCGGTGCTGGACGAGGTGGTCTACCTCCTCGACACCGCCGACGTGATCCCGCTCGCGACCCGGGTCGAACCCGCACTGGAGGAGGGGTACGACGTGCACTTCGACGTCACCGGGACCGGCGAGGTGGAGCTGGTCGGCGCGGTCCCGAAGGCGGTCTCGCTGCACGGCCTGCGGTTCGAGCAGGGCCCCGACGGCTGGTCCTGCGCGGTCACCCTCGACGTCTGA